In a single window of the Gossypium hirsutum isolate 1008001.06 chromosome D02, Gossypium_hirsutum_v2.1, whole genome shotgun sequence genome:
- the LOC107909751 gene encoding probable LRR receptor-like serine/threonine-protein kinase At1g67720, translating to MVSFTQFCILYFYFIASVVSQVSEFISIDCGSTSNYTDPSTGLSWSSDMDIMKHGRQVKVENPNGNSMQFRTRRDFPSDNKKYCYNLSTKERRRYLVRATFQYGSPANVDAYPKFEIYLDATQWATVTIQDGSRKYVNEMIIRAPSDSIDVCICCATTGFPFISTLELRPLNLSMYATDYEGDFFLNVAARVNFGALTKDLVRYPDDPYDRFWESDLDRRQNFLVGVAPGTARISTSKNVDIRTREYPPVKVMQTAVVGTEGELSYRLNLEGFPANARAYAYFAEIEDLAPNETRKFQLREPYIPDYSNAVVNIAENANGSYTLYEPSYMNVTLDFVLSFTFSKTNDSTEGPLLNAMEISKYQQIAAKTERQDVTALNAIRNMSAESVWVNEGGDPCVPTHWEWVNCSPTPPPRITKIALSGRNLKGQIPSEINHMEELTELWLDFNSLTGPLPDMSNLINLEILHLENNKLSGSLPLYLGRLPNLQALYIQNNSFSGEIPAALLSKKISFNYEGNPGLHNEAQRKLRFKLILGASIGVLAVLLILFLGSLILLRNFRRKMSHQKCDENGNSTQPGTKQSTACSIARGGHLLDEGVAYCISLSDLEEATNNFTKKIGKGSFGSVYYGKMKDGKEVAVKTMADSSSHLNKQFVTEVALLSRIHHRNLVPLIGYCEEAHQRILVYEYMHNGTLRDHIHGSVNQKPLDWLARLKIAEDAAKGLEYLHTGCNPSIIHRDVKTSNILLDINMRAKVSDFGLSRQAEEDLTHVSSVARGTVGYLDPEYYASQQLTEKSDVYSFGVVLLELISGKKPVSVEDFGPELNIVHWARSLIRKGDVISIVDPFLVGNVKIESIWRIAEVAIQCVEQHGYSRPKMQEIILAIQDAMKIEKGDEGNAKLACGSSRGQSSRKTLLASFLEIESPDLSNGSLVPSAR from the exons atggtTTCATTTACACAGTTTTGTATACTGTATTTCTACTTTATTGCCTCTGTTGTATCCCAAGTTTCAG AGTTTATCAGTATAGATTGTGGAAGCACAAGTAATTACACTGACCCTAGTACTGGACTTTCATGGAGTTCAGACATGGATATCATGAAACATGGGAGACAAGTGAAGGTCGAAAACCCGAACGGGAACTCGATGCAGTTTCGAACTCGAAGAGACTTCCCTTCGGACAACAAGAAGTACTGTTACAATTTGAGCACCAAGGAGAGAAGAAGGTACCTTGTTCGTGCAACCTTTCAGTATGGGAGCCCTGCGAATGTAGATGCATATCCCAAATTCGAAATTTATCTAGATGCAACTCAGTGGGCAACCGTGACAATTCAGGATGGCTCCAGGAAATATGTGAATGAAATGATCATAAGGGCTCCTTCAGATTCCATTGATGTTTGCATATGCTGTGCAACAACTGGTTTTCCTTTCATTTCCACTCTTGAGCTTCGCCCCTTGAATCTTTCCATGTATGCAACAGATTATGAGGGTGATTTCTTCTTGAATGTTgcagcaagagtgaattttggtgCTTTAACTAAGGATTTAGTGAG GTACCCAGATGATCCATATGACAGATTTTGGGAGTCTGATCTTGATAGGAGGCAAAATTTTCTTGTAGGAGTGGCACCTGGAACAGCAAGAATCAGCACTTCGAAGAATGTTGATATAAGAACCAGAGAATATCCGCCTGTTAAAGTGATGCAAACAGCAGTTGTGGGCACTGAAGGAGAGCTTAGCTACAGGTTGAACCTCGAAGGGTTCCCAGCCAATGCTCGAGCCTATGCGTACTTTGCTGAAATTGAAGATTTGGCTCCGAATGAAACCCGTAAATTCCAACTGCGAGAACCTTACATCCCTGATTATAGCAATGCTGTGGTGAACATAGCTGAGAATGCCAACGGAAGCTACACGCTATATGAACCGAGTTATATGAACGTCACCCTCGATTTCGTTCTGTCATTCACCTTTTCCAAGACAAATGATTCCACTGAAGGACCACTCCTTAATGCAATGGAGATAAGCAAATACCAGCAGATTGCTGCCAAAACCGAGAGGCAAGATG TGACTGCTCTCAATGCCATTCGCAATATGTCCGCTGAAAGCGTTTGGGTGAATGAAGGAGGTGATCCTTGTGTTCCTACTCATTGGGAATGGGTAAATTGCAGCCCAACACCACCACCAAGAATAACAAAAAT TGCACTGTCAGGACGGAATCTGAAGGGCCAAATTCCATCTGAGATTAATCACATGGAGGAATTGACTGAGTT GTGGTTGGACTTCAACTCCTTAACAGGGCCACTCCCTGATATGAGTAACCTTATCAATCTGGAAATTCT ACATCTGGAGAACAATAAACTTAGCGGTTCACTACCTTTGTACCTCGGTCGTTTGCCTAACTTGCAAGCATT GTACATACAGAACAACTCGTTTTCTGGGGAAATTCCTGCAGCACTGCTGAGCAAGAAAATAAGTTTCAA CTATGAAGGTAATCCTGGACTACATAATGAGGCACAGAGAAAACTGCGTTTTAAGTTGATACTTGGGGCCTCAATTGGAGTGCTGGCAGTTTTATTAATTCTTTTCTTGGGAAGTTTAATATTGTTGCGCAATTTCCGAAGGAAGATGTCTCACCAAAAATGCGATGAAAATG gTAACTCCACGCAACCAGGCACCAAACAATCAACAGCATGTTCAATAGCACGGGGTGGGCATTTACTGGACGAAGGTGTGGCATACTGCATCTCACTGTCTGATCTAGAAGAAGCAACTAACAACTTTACCAAAAAGATAGGGAAAGGAAGTTTTGGATCTGTCTACTATGGCAAAATGAAAGATGGAAAAGAGGTTGCAGTCAAGACTATGGCTGATTCATCAAGCCACTTGAATAAGCAATTTGTGACTGAG GTTGCCCTCTTATCAAGAATTCATCATAGAAACTTGGTTCCTCTAATTGGATACTGCGAAGAAGCTCATCAACGGATATTAGTTTACGAATATATGCACAATGGAACTTTGAGGGATCACATACATG GTTCAGTCAACCAGAAGCCCTTGGATTGGCTTGCTCGTTTAAAAATTGCAGAAGATGCAGCTAAAG GCCTTGAGTACTTGCACACTGGCTGCAATCCCAGTATCATTCACCGAGATGTTAAAACAAGCAACATTCTTCTAGACATTAACATGAGAGCAAAAGTGTCCGATTTCGGACTTTCGAGGCAAGCTGAAGAAGATTTAACCCATGTATCAAGTGTGGCACGAGGAACAGTTGGTTACCTAGATCCTGA ATACTATGCAAGTCAACAATTGACTGAAAAGAGTGATGTTTATAGTTTCGGGGTTGTTCTTCTGGAACTTATCTCCGGAAAGAAACCGGTATCAGTAGAAGATTTTGGTCCTGAACTGAACATTGTTCACTGG gCAAGATCCTTAATACGCAAAGGTGATGTAATAAGCATTGTAGATCCATTTCTGGTAGGAAATGTGAAAATAGAGTCAATCTGGAGGATTGCAGAAGTGGCTATTCAATGTGTCGAACAGCATGGATACTCCCGGCCCAAGATGCAGGAAATCATTTTGGCGATACAAGATGCAATGAAGATAGAGAAAGGCGACGAGGGCAATGCAAAGTTAGCTTGTGGTAGTTCCAGGGGCCAATCTTCCAGGAAAACTTTGCTTGCTAGCTTTCTTGAAATTGAGAGTCCTGATTTGTCAAATGGTAGCCTAGTCCCATCTGCTAGATGA